One window of the Archangium primigenium genome contains the following:
- a CDS encoding ADP-ribosylglycohydrolase family protein: protein MSQNPPLTRALLSLEGLSVGDAFGERFLQAPALAEEDVARRQLPAAPWAYTDDTEMALALVQVLEEHGHIEPERLARLFGARYRAHPRRGYGATAHDILQKIHLGMPWRDVSSEVFGGTGSMGNGAAMRAAPLGAWFADDFERCVSEARLSAEVTHFHPEGQAGAIAVAVAAAWAHRWREARMPAPELFDVVLAYTPPGETRAGLEKARQWPLEATPTSAARALGSGQRVLAQDTVPFCVWSAARHLGEYPEALWSTVAGKGDRDTTCAIVGGLVALSAGRESIPPAWLTAREPLPRR from the coding sequence ATGAGCCAGAACCCCCCTCTGACGCGGGCCCTGCTGTCCCTGGAGGGGCTGTCCGTGGGCGACGCCTTCGGCGAGCGCTTCCTCCAGGCCCCGGCCCTCGCCGAGGAGGACGTGGCCCGGCGCCAGTTGCCCGCCGCGCCGTGGGCCTACACCGACGACACGGAGATGGCCCTCGCGCTCGTCCAGGTGCTGGAGGAGCACGGACACATCGAGCCCGAGCGGCTGGCGCGGCTCTTCGGCGCCCGCTACCGCGCCCACCCGCGCCGGGGCTATGGCGCCACCGCGCACGACATCCTCCAGAAAATCCACCTGGGCATGCCCTGGCGGGACGTCTCCTCCGAGGTGTTCGGCGGCACCGGCTCCATGGGCAACGGCGCCGCCATGCGCGCCGCCCCGCTCGGCGCCTGGTTCGCCGATGACTTCGAGCGCTGCGTGAGCGAGGCCCGGCTGTCCGCCGAGGTGACGCACTTCCACCCCGAGGGACAGGCGGGCGCCATCGCCGTCGCCGTGGCGGCCGCCTGGGCCCACCGCTGGCGGGAGGCGCGCATGCCCGCCCCGGAACTCTTCGACGTGGTGCTCGCGTACACCCCGCCCGGGGAGACACGCGCGGGCCTGGAGAAGGCCCGCCAGTGGCCCCTGGAGGCCACCCCCACCTCCGCGGCGCGCGCCCTGGGCAGCGGCCAGCGCGTGCTCGCCCAGGACACGGTGCCCTTCTGTGTCTGGAGCGCGGCCCGCCACCTCGGGGAATACCCCGAGGCCCTCTGGAGCACCGTGGCGGGCAAGGGCGACCGGGACACCACCTGCGCCATCGTGGGCGGGCTCGTCGCGCTGAGCGCGGGCCGCGAGTCCATTCCCCCCGCATGGCTCACCGCTCGCGAGCCCCTCCCCCGCCGATAG
- a CDS encoding tail fiber domain-containing protein, with product MSIRGAVVAWSGVAIVGLCGCDPATPPPSGVQVGTGLSLDGEAVRVVYGDGPGTSVEGNDARLAQALQKGTTPQDASFAVRGTGQVQGRLTANTDVVLDATASAQEPVPLLSVRNTTDKPAWAGFPLFSVDSAGGLVAAGELGNGTLPVTGKGYRLMWYPSKASFRAGYTETQWDEANIGFLSWAGGNLTKASALGSFAYGDQCEAEGTVAVCLGSVSKASGTASLSVGASNVASGFTSVALGYTNVASGQGSVALGYRVSANANYSFALGHRADSGGHSGAFIWGDQSTTSTVTNTAANQFMVRAAGGVRLRTSATLSTGCDLPAGSGVFSCTSDRDSKEDFRSVDGEQVLARVLALPVRSWQYKSEQRGVRHVGPVAQDFRAAFGLGPDERSIGLLDIDGVNMVAIQALARRTEELKAKSAEVDALKTEMSELKRSLARLEAAVLAKP from the coding sequence ATGTCGATTCGAGGAGCCGTGGTGGCCTGGAGTGGTGTCGCGATCGTGGGTCTGTGCGGGTGTGACCCCGCCACCCCGCCCCCGAGCGGCGTGCAGGTGGGCACCGGGCTCTCGCTCGATGGCGAGGCGGTGCGGGTCGTCTACGGGGACGGTCCGGGCACGTCCGTGGAGGGCAACGATGCCCGGTTGGCCCAGGCGCTCCAGAAGGGGACGACGCCTCAGGACGCATCGTTCGCGGTGCGGGGGACGGGGCAGGTGCAGGGCCGGTTGACGGCGAACACGGACGTGGTGCTCGACGCGACGGCGAGTGCCCAGGAGCCGGTGCCGCTGCTGAGCGTGCGCAACACCACGGACAAGCCCGCCTGGGCGGGCTTTCCGCTGTTCTCGGTGGACTCGGCGGGCGGACTGGTGGCGGCCGGCGAGCTGGGCAACGGCACGCTGCCCGTGACGGGCAAGGGCTACCGGCTCATGTGGTACCCCTCCAAGGCGAGCTTCCGCGCGGGCTACACCGAGACGCAGTGGGACGAGGCCAACATCGGCTTTTTGTCCTGGGCGGGTGGCAACCTGACGAAGGCCAGCGCTTTGGGCTCGTTCGCCTACGGGGACCAGTGCGAGGCGGAGGGGACGGTGGCGGTCTGCCTGGGCTCGGTCAGCAAGGCCTCCGGCACGGCGTCGTTGAGCGTGGGCGCCTCGAACGTGGCGAGCGGCTTCACGTCGGTGGCGCTGGGGTACACCAATGTGGCCAGTGGACAGGGCTCGGTGGCCTTGGGGTATCGCGTCTCGGCGAACGCGAACTACTCGTTCGCGCTGGGACATCGGGCGGACTCGGGCGGCCACTCGGGCGCGTTCATCTGGGGAGATCAGTCGACCACCAGCACGGTGACGAACACCGCGGCCAACCAGTTCATGGTGCGCGCGGCGGGTGGAGTGCGGTTGCGCACCAGCGCCACGCTGAGCACCGGGTGTGATCTGCCCGCGGGCTCGGGCGTCTTCTCCTGCACGTCCGACCGGGACAGCAAGGAGGACTTCCGGAGCGTGGACGGGGAGCAGGTGCTGGCCCGGGTGCTCGCGCTGCCCGTGCGCAGCTGGCAGTACAAGTCGGAGCAGCGGGGGGTGCGGCACGTGGGGCCGGTGGCCCAGGACTTCCGCGCGGCGTTCGGCCTGGGGCCCGACGAGCGCAGCATCGGCCTGCTCGACATCGACGGGGTGAACATGGTGGCCATCCAGGCCCTGGCGCGCCGCACGGAGGAGCTGAAGGCCAAGAGCGCGGAGGTGGACGCGCTCAAGACGGAGATGTCCGAGCTCAAGCGCTCGCTGGCCCGGCTGGAAGCGGCGGTGCTCGCGAAGCCCTGA
- the prfA gene encoding peptide chain release factor 1, whose product MIDKLEDVERRFERLTADLANPDVIADSAKLLKVSKERAGLEKLVETFRAYRKVLDDLKEVEAWLSSPDPDEKAYAREALPGLKTQRDEQEQALKLLLLPKDPNDEKNVILEIRAGAGGDEAGLFAEEVMQMYLRYADRKGWKADILDMSPGGAGGIKDVSITLSGDGIYSAMKYESGVHRVQRVPATEAQGRIHTSTITVSVMPEAEDVDIKLNPADIEMQVMRSTGSGGQSVNTTDSAVRLIHKPSGIVVKCQQEKSQGKNRAMAERMLRAKLYEIEQERIRNERDSMRRGQVGTGDRSEKIRTYNFPQDRLTDHRIGLTVHNLPGIMSGGVEDVMTACRTYYQAEALKQQTGEGKGSLGA is encoded by the coding sequence ATGATCGATAAACTTGAAGACGTGGAGCGCCGGTTCGAGCGCCTGACCGCCGATCTGGCCAACCCGGACGTCATCGCCGACTCGGCGAAGCTGCTCAAGGTGTCCAAGGAGCGCGCGGGCCTGGAGAAGCTGGTGGAGACCTTCCGCGCCTACCGCAAGGTGCTCGACGACCTCAAGGAGGTCGAGGCCTGGCTGTCCAGCCCGGACCCGGACGAGAAGGCCTACGCGCGCGAGGCCCTGCCGGGGCTCAAGACGCAGCGCGACGAGCAGGAGCAGGCCCTCAAGCTGCTGCTCCTGCCCAAGGATCCCAACGACGAGAAGAACGTCATCCTGGAGATCCGCGCGGGCGCGGGCGGCGACGAGGCCGGCCTGTTCGCCGAGGAAGTCATGCAGATGTACCTGCGCTACGCGGACCGCAAGGGCTGGAAGGCGGACATCCTGGACATGAGCCCCGGGGGCGCCGGGGGCATCAAGGACGTGAGCATCACCCTCTCGGGCGACGGCATCTACAGCGCCATGAAGTACGAGTCCGGCGTGCACCGGGTGCAGCGCGTGCCGGCCACCGAGGCCCAGGGCCGCATCCACACCTCCACCATCACCGTGTCGGTGATGCCCGAGGCCGAGGACGTGGACATCAAGCTCAACCCGGCGGACATCGAGATGCAGGTGATGCGCTCGACGGGCTCGGGCGGCCAGAGCGTGAACACCACGGACTCCGCGGTGCGCCTCATCCACAAGCCCTCGGGCATCGTGGTCAAGTGCCAGCAGGAGAAGAGCCAGGGGAAGAACCGCGCCATGGCCGAGCGCATGCTGCGCGCCAAGCTCTACGAGATCGAGCAGGAGCGCATCCGCAACGAGCGCGACTCCATGCGCCGCGGCCAGGTGGGCACGGGCGACCGCTCGGAGAAGATCCGCACCTACAACTTCCCCCAGGATCGGCTCACGGATCACCGCATCGGCCTCACGGTGCACAACCTGCCGGGCATCATGTCCGGCGGCGTCGAGGACGTCATGACGGCCTGCCGGACGTACTACCAGGCCGAGGCCCTCAAGCAGCAGACGGGTGAAGGCAAGGGCTCGCTCGGCGCATGA
- a CDS encoding ABC transporter substrate-binding protein codes for MRRLGGVWLCLLLSGCPKGCSDEQEPVTPDAGPVVTGPEQLSEKEPNERPEQALTLANDATVSASLGADPSKPDEDWYRLAPASPRVADVSVSGIPGGDVLLEVYDAPGVRSASLNSAGVGKPERFPNLYVERERWVRVASARKGTGGAYTLEVRYHSPEDGVEREPNDRAVDATPLQLGQTVAGFIGHAGDEDWYRLELPEVAAAPSPAPPDTAPPPPAPEPTPAGPDSGAAAESPPPSEPGTTEPSPESPVVDNTAPLDVPIPVPARTPVPAPAAVPAEPAMVALKIDLTGIEGVRPELSVLTAAEAPLFTTKGNEGEPLSLRNVGVRASDRVVYLVVKSGWSGTGKDARRGFNPEKAYTLTVTQEEAGANAELEPNDELYKATPLPLAGYKEGFLSPKGDVDNFVLKTTEPVLARVELSGVERMDLELSVIQPPEGENQKEVVLQRANDGAIKEPERLNNVACGGACYFRVQGAARKVDGKWVRDYENAEQPYRLTITTVPDDGSQEREPNNTPERATELTLGRAVRGTVYPLKDVDYYRLDLSEQPVRTPLKATLLGILKVDVGLYLHRLGEDGKLSLVQTADRAKGDQPEVIRYSAEPAVYILEVRDAKNREANFQDSYQLTVEEGD; via the coding sequence ATGCGACGTCTGGGTGGGGTATGGCTGTGCCTGCTGTTGTCGGGCTGCCCGAAGGGTTGCTCGGACGAGCAGGAGCCGGTGACCCCCGATGCGGGGCCCGTGGTCACCGGACCCGAGCAGCTCAGCGAGAAGGAGCCCAACGAGCGGCCCGAACAGGCCCTCACCCTCGCCAACGACGCGACGGTGAGCGCCAGCCTCGGCGCGGATCCCTCCAAGCCGGACGAGGACTGGTACCGCCTGGCCCCGGCCAGCCCCCGCGTGGCGGACGTGAGCGTCTCCGGCATTCCCGGCGGGGACGTGCTGCTCGAGGTGTACGACGCCCCCGGCGTGCGCAGCGCCAGCCTCAACAGCGCCGGCGTGGGCAAGCCCGAGCGCTTCCCCAACCTCTACGTCGAGCGCGAGCGCTGGGTGCGCGTGGCCTCGGCGCGCAAGGGCACCGGCGGCGCCTACACGCTCGAGGTGCGCTACCACTCACCCGAGGACGGCGTGGAGCGCGAGCCCAATGACCGGGCCGTGGACGCCACCCCCCTGCAGCTCGGGCAGACCGTGGCGGGCTTCATCGGCCACGCGGGCGACGAGGACTGGTACCGGCTGGAGCTGCCCGAGGTCGCCGCCGCGCCCTCCCCCGCCCCGCCGGACACTGCGCCGCCCCCGCCCGCCCCCGAGCCGACACCCGCCGGGCCCGACTCCGGCGCGGCCGCCGAGAGCCCTCCGCCCTCCGAGCCCGGCACGACCGAGCCCTCCCCCGAGTCGCCCGTCGTGGACAACACCGCGCCTCTGGACGTGCCCATCCCCGTGCCCGCGCGCACGCCCGTCCCCGCGCCCGCCGCCGTGCCCGCGGAGCCCGCCATGGTGGCGCTGAAGATCGACCTGACGGGCATTGAAGGCGTGCGCCCCGAGCTGTCCGTGCTCACCGCCGCCGAGGCGCCCCTGTTCACCACCAAGGGCAACGAGGGCGAGCCCCTGTCGCTGCGCAACGTCGGGGTCCGGGCGAGCGATCGGGTGGTGTACCTCGTCGTCAAGAGCGGCTGGTCCGGCACCGGCAAGGACGCCCGGCGCGGCTTCAACCCGGAGAAGGCCTACACGCTCACGGTGACGCAGGAGGAGGCCGGCGCCAACGCGGAACTCGAGCCCAACGATGAGCTCTACAAGGCCACGCCCCTGCCGCTCGCGGGCTACAAGGAAGGCTTCCTGTCGCCCAAGGGGGACGTGGACAACTTCGTCCTCAAGACGACCGAGCCGGTGCTCGCCCGGGTGGAGCTGTCCGGCGTGGAGCGCATGGACCTGGAGCTGTCCGTCATCCAGCCGCCCGAGGGCGAGAACCAGAAGGAGGTCGTGCTCCAGCGGGCCAACGACGGCGCCATCAAGGAGCCCGAGCGCCTCAACAACGTGGCCTGTGGGGGCGCGTGCTACTTCCGCGTGCAGGGCGCGGCGCGCAAGGTGGACGGCAAGTGGGTGCGCGACTACGAGAACGCCGAGCAGCCCTACCGCCTCACCATCACCACCGTGCCGGATGACGGCAGCCAGGAGCGCGAGCCCAACAACACCCCGGAGCGCGCCACGGAGCTGACCCTGGGCCGGGCGGTGCGCGGCACCGTCTACCCGCTCAAGGACGTGGACTACTACCGGCTGGACCTGTCCGAGCAGCCCGTGCGCACGCCGCTCAAGGCCACGCTGCTGGGCATCCTCAAGGTGGACGTGGGCCTGTACCTGCACCGCCTGGGTGAGGACGGCAAGCTGTCGCTCGTGCAGACGGCGGACCGCGCCAAGGGCGACCAGCCCGAGGTCATCCGCTACAGCGCCGAGCCCGCCGTCTACATCCTGGAGGTCCGGGACGCGAAGAACCGCGAGGCCAACTTCCAGGACTCCTACCAGCTCACCGTCGAGGAGGGAGACTAG
- a CDS encoding zf-TFIIB domain-containing protein, which produces MNCPGCSVEMTDLEGDHGENFRECGDCGGLWIDVADLNRILLHNNLTGIEGQGGKVDADALTGHCPDCQVDLIRVDGGDRQHKLSYDTCESCGGIFLEHEFADATDAKKAEQQIIHFFRHFSGKKKSAAG; this is translated from the coding sequence ATGAATTGCCCCGGCTGCAGCGTCGAGATGACCGATCTCGAAGGGGACCACGGCGAAAATTTCCGAGAATGTGGTGATTGCGGCGGACTCTGGATTGACGTCGCGGACCTCAACCGGATTCTCCTCCACAACAACCTCACCGGAATCGAGGGACAGGGAGGCAAGGTCGACGCGGACGCGCTCACCGGCCACTGCCCCGACTGCCAGGTGGATCTCATCCGCGTCGATGGTGGCGATCGTCAGCACAAGCTGAGCTACGACACCTGCGAGTCGTGCGGAGGCATCTTCCTGGAACACGAATTCGCCGACGCGACGGACGCCAAGAAGGCCGAGCAGCAGATCATCCACTTCTTCCGTCACTTCAGCGGCAAGAAGAAATCCGCCGCCGGCTGA
- a CDS encoding tetratricopeptide repeat protein has translation MAREKDNIALSDEHNSRGIELADRGWLDEAIKEFKKAIELDPDSAHAHDNLATVYAEKKLFREALGEYLTALRLEPDSPTAHYNLACFLSTHAPEMAVTEYREAIELDPEYPDAHLNLGLTYADQGRLEEAMRELQTAIELQPQDAFPRHELAALLMDEGDYRSAITQLKEVVRLEADNFEAHLDLGICYAQKGFYAEAERSYEKARAINAEDLLLNYNLAALYALWGRRADALTFLQKAVTADRQKVQGWLATDTMFDSLKSDPGFEALF, from the coding sequence ATGGCCCGGGAAAAGGACAACATCGCTCTCTCCGACGAGCACAACTCGCGTGGCATCGAGTTGGCCGATCGCGGGTGGCTCGACGAGGCCATCAAGGAGTTCAAGAAGGCGATCGAGCTCGATCCCGACTCCGCGCACGCCCACGACAACCTCGCCACCGTCTACGCGGAGAAGAAGCTCTTCCGTGAGGCACTGGGCGAGTACCTCACCGCGCTCCGCCTGGAGCCGGACAGCCCCACGGCGCACTACAACCTCGCCTGTTTCCTCTCCACGCACGCGCCCGAGATGGCGGTGACCGAGTACCGCGAGGCCATCGAGCTGGATCCGGAGTACCCGGACGCCCACCTGAACCTGGGCCTCACGTACGCGGACCAGGGTCGGCTCGAGGAGGCCATGCGCGAGCTGCAGACGGCCATTGAGCTGCAGCCCCAGGACGCCTTCCCCCGGCACGAGCTCGCCGCGCTGCTGATGGACGAGGGCGACTACCGCTCGGCCATCACCCAGCTCAAGGAAGTGGTGCGGCTGGAGGCGGACAACTTCGAGGCCCATCTGGACCTGGGCATCTGCTACGCCCAGAAGGGCTTCTACGCCGAGGCCGAGCGCTCGTACGAGAAGGCCCGGGCGATCAACGCCGAGGATCTGCTGCTCAACTACAACCTGGCCGCCCTCTATGCCTTGTGGGGCCGCCGGGCCGATGCGTTGACCTTCCTGCAGAAGGCCGTGACGGCGGACCGACAGAAGGTCCAGGGCTGGCTCGCCACGGATACGATGTTCGACTCGTTGAAGAGCGACCCCGGGTTCGAGGCGCTCTTCTGA
- the prmC gene encoding peptide chain release factor N(5)-glutamine methyltransferase: MSEEIWTIRRVLTWTTQHFEKKGVDAPRLTTEMLLAHVLKVSRVRLYVDLDRPLEKEELAAFRALIARRTAGEPTQYITGMREFYNRPFKVDARVLIPRPETELLVEAALHALPKDAPGAALDVCTGSGCIAISLAAERPQATVTATDLSPDACAMARENAQALGVAERVRILEGSLYTPLPPDALFQVVVSNPPYIATGEIPGLSAEVRREPRMALDGGPDGLGLLRQVITGARRVLAPGGLLALEIGETQGAAVQALLQAAGYENARVEKDLERRERLAFGTQPVAARPQG; encoded by the coding sequence ATGAGCGAGGAGATCTGGACCATCCGCCGGGTCCTCACCTGGACGACCCAGCACTTCGAGAAAAAGGGCGTGGACGCGCCGCGGCTCACCACCGAGATGCTGCTCGCCCACGTGCTCAAGGTGAGCCGGGTGCGGCTGTACGTGGACCTGGACCGGCCGCTGGAGAAGGAGGAGCTCGCCGCCTTTCGCGCCCTCATCGCCCGGCGCACCGCGGGCGAGCCCACCCAGTACATCACCGGCATGCGCGAGTTCTACAACCGCCCCTTCAAGGTGGACGCGCGGGTGCTCATCCCCCGCCCGGAGACGGAGCTGCTCGTGGAGGCCGCCCTGCACGCCCTGCCCAAGGACGCGCCCGGCGCCGCCCTGGACGTGTGCACGGGCTCGGGCTGCATCGCCATCAGCCTCGCGGCCGAGCGGCCCCAGGCCACGGTGACGGCCACGGACCTGTCCCCGGACGCCTGCGCGATGGCGCGCGAGAACGCCCAGGCGCTGGGCGTGGCCGAGCGGGTGCGCATCCTCGAGGGCAGCCTCTATACCCCCCTGCCCCCGGACGCCCTCTTCCAGGTCGTGGTGTCCAACCCCCCGTACATCGCCACGGGGGAGATTCCCGGCCTGTCCGCCGAGGTGCGGCGCGAGCCGCGCATGGCCCTGGACGGCGGCCCGGATGGCCTCGGGCTGCTGCGCCAGGTCATCACCGGGGCCCGGCGGGTGCTCGCCCCTGGCGGGCTGCTTGCATTGGAGATTGGTGAGACACAGGGCGCGGCCGTCCAGGCCCTGCTCCAGGCCGCGGGCTACGAGAACGCGCGGGTGGAGAAGGACTTGGAGCGGCGCGAGCGCCTCGCTTTCGGGACACAGCCCGTGGCCGCGCGGCCACAGGGGTGA
- the murA gene encoding UDP-N-acetylglucosamine 1-carboxyvinyltransferase: protein MDKIIVKGGPRLEGEVAVSGAKNAALPILASALLADGKSVYRNVPDLADVKTMLKVLGTMGCGTARLTGEQADVCEVEVHGPIHPEAPYDLVKTMRASVLVLGPLVARFGRARVSMPGGCAIGARPIDQHLKGLKALGADIHLTEGYVEATAKRLTGGTVNFDVITVTGTENVMMAAALARGRSVLENCAREPEVEELARVLNKMGARIEGAGTSVITIEGVEALKPVEHAILPDRIEAGTLMVAAAITGGDVLVTHVVPEHLEAVILKLRETGCTVSPEARSIRVKAPRVLHSVDVKTTEHPGFPTDMQAQLMALMTVAEGTAVISERIFENRFMHVPELHRMGADITIEGHTAVVKGVRTLSGAPVMATDLRASASLVLAGLRAEGKSEVQRIYHLDRGYERLEQKLRGLGADIQRVKA from the coding sequence ATGGACAAGATCATCGTGAAGGGTGGCCCCCGGCTGGAGGGCGAGGTGGCCGTGTCGGGCGCGAAGAACGCCGCGCTCCCCATCCTCGCCTCGGCGCTGCTGGCGGATGGCAAGAGCGTCTACCGCAACGTGCCGGACCTGGCCGACGTGAAGACCATGCTCAAGGTGCTCGGCACCATGGGCTGCGGCACGGCGCGGCTGACCGGCGAGCAGGCGGACGTGTGCGAGGTGGAGGTCCACGGGCCCATCCACCCCGAGGCGCCCTACGACCTGGTCAAGACGATGCGCGCCTCGGTGCTGGTGCTCGGGCCCCTGGTGGCCCGCTTCGGCCGGGCGCGCGTGTCCATGCCGGGCGGCTGCGCCATCGGCGCGCGGCCCATCGACCAGCACCTCAAGGGGCTCAAGGCCCTGGGGGCCGACATCCACCTGACCGAGGGCTACGTGGAGGCCACGGCCAAGCGGCTCACCGGCGGCACCGTCAACTTCGACGTCATCACCGTGACGGGCACGGAGAACGTGATGATGGCCGCGGCCCTGGCGCGCGGCCGCAGCGTGCTGGAGAACTGCGCGCGCGAGCCCGAGGTGGAGGAGCTCGCCCGGGTGCTCAACAAGATGGGCGCGCGCATCGAGGGCGCGGGCACCTCCGTCATCACCATCGAGGGCGTGGAGGCGCTCAAGCCCGTGGAGCACGCCATCCTGCCGGACCGCATCGAGGCGGGTACGCTCATGGTCGCCGCCGCCATCACCGGCGGTGACGTGCTCGTCACGCACGTGGTCCCCGAGCACCTGGAGGCCGTCATCCTCAAGCTGCGCGAGACCGGCTGCACGGTCTCCCCCGAGGCCCGGAGCATCCGGGTGAAGGCCCCCCGGGTCCTCCACTCGGTGGACGTCAAGACGACCGAGCACCCGGGCTTCCCCACGGACATGCAGGCGCAGCTCATGGCCCTGATGACCGTGGCCGAGGGCACCGCGGTCATCTCCGAGCGCATCTTCGAGAACCGCTTCATGCACGTGCCGGAGCTGCACCGCATGGGGGCGGACATCACCATCGAGGGGCACACCGCGGTGGTCAAGGGCGTGCGCACCCTGTCCGGCGCGCCCGTCATGGCCACCGACCTGCGCGCCAGCGCCTCGCTCGTGCTCGCGGGCCTGCGCGCCGAGGGCAAGAGCGAGGTCCAGCGCATCTACCACCTGGATCGCGGCTACGAGCGCCTGGAGCAGAAGCTGCGGGGCCTGGGGGCCGACATCCAGCGCGTCAAGGCCTGA